One region of Pseudomonas alvandae genomic DNA includes:
- the ruvB gene encoding Holliday junction branch migration DNA helicase RuvB, whose protein sequence is MIEADRLIAATGAPRDREEIQDRAIRPVSLADYIGQPTVREQMELFIQAARGRSESLDHTLIFGPPGLGKTTLANIIAQEMGVSIKSTSGPVLERPGDLAALLTNLEPHDVLFIDEIHRLSPIVEEVLYPAMEDFQLDIMIGEGPAARSIKLDLPPFTLVGATTRAGMLTNPLRDRFGIVQRLEFYNNADLATIVSRSAGILGLPLDPDGAYEVARRARGTPRIANRLLRRVRDFAEVRAKGHITKPIADLALNLLDIDERGFDHQDRRLLLTMIEKFDGGPVGVDSLAAAISEERHTIEDVLEPYLIQQGYIMRTPRGRVVTRHAYLHFGLNIPTRMGEMPVVDEFLDAVDD, encoded by the coding sequence GTGATTGAAGCTGACCGCCTGATCGCCGCCACGGGCGCCCCCCGTGACCGCGAGGAAATCCAGGACCGCGCGATTCGTCCTGTCAGCCTGGCCGATTACATCGGTCAACCGACCGTGCGCGAGCAGATGGAGCTGTTCATCCAGGCTGCCCGTGGGCGCAGCGAGTCGCTGGACCACACCTTGATCTTCGGCCCGCCGGGCTTGGGCAAGACCACCCTGGCCAATATCATCGCCCAGGAAATGGGGGTGTCGATCAAGAGCACGTCCGGGCCGGTGCTCGAGCGACCGGGCGACCTGGCGGCGCTTTTGACCAACCTTGAACCTCATGACGTACTCTTCATCGACGAAATCCATCGGCTGTCGCCAATCGTCGAAGAAGTGCTGTACCCGGCCATGGAAGATTTCCAGCTCGACATCATGATCGGCGAAGGGCCGGCGGCGCGTTCCATCAAGCTCGACCTGCCACCCTTCACCCTGGTGGGGGCCACCACCCGCGCCGGCATGCTGACCAACCCGCTGCGTGACCGATTCGGTATCGTCCAGCGCCTGGAGTTCTACAACAACGCCGACCTGGCGACAATTGTCAGCCGCTCGGCCGGCATCCTCGGCTTGCCGCTGGACCCGGACGGCGCCTACGAAGTCGCCCGTCGGGCCCGCGGTACGCCGCGGATCGCCAACCGCCTGCTGCGCCGGGTCCGGGACTTTGCCGAAGTCCGGGCCAAGGGCCATATCACCAAGCCGATCGCCGACCTGGCGCTGAACCTGCTGGACATTGACGAACGCGGTTTCGATCACCAGGACCGGCGCCTGCTGTTGACCATGATCGAGAAATTCGACGGTGGCCCGGTGGGTGTGGACAGCCTGGCCGCCGCCATCAGCGAAGAGCGTCATACGATTGAAGATGTGCTGGAGCCGTACCTGATCCAACAGGGCTATATCATGCGCACCCCGCGCGGGCGCGTGGTGACGCGGCATGCTTATCTGCACTTCGGCTTAAACATCCCGACACGAATGGGCGAGATGCCGGTGGTAGACGAGTTCCTCGATGCGGTAGACGATTGA
- the pal gene encoding peptidoglycan-associated lipoprotein Pal produces the protein MEMLKFGKFAALALAMAVAVGCSSKGGDNAGEGAVDPNAGYGANTGAVDGSMSEEAALRAITTFYFEYDSSDLKPEAMRALDVHAKDLKANGARVVLEGNTDERGTREYNMALGERRAKAVQRYLVLQGVSPAQLELVSYGEERPVATGNDEQSWAQNRRVELRK, from the coding sequence ATGGAAATGCTGAAGTTTGGTAAATTTGCTGCGCTGGCTCTGGCCATGGCTGTAGCTGTAGGTTGCTCGTCCAAAGGCGGCGACAACGCCGGTGAAGGCGCTGTTGATCCAAACGCTGGTTACGGCGCTAACACCGGTGCAGTTGACGGCTCCATGAGCGAAGAAGCTGCTCTGCGCGCAATCACCACCTTCTACTTCGAATACGACAGCTCGGACCTGAAGCCAGAAGCCATGCGCGCTCTGGACGTTCACGCCAAAGACCTGAAAGCAAACGGCGCTCGCGTTGTTCTGGAAGGCAACACCGACGAACGTGGTACTCGTGAGTACAACATGGCACTGGGCGAGCGTCGTGCGAAAGCCGTTCAACGCTACCTGGTACTGCAAGGTGTTTCCCCAGCTCAGCTGGAACTGGTTTCCTACGGCGAAGAGCGTCCAGTTGCTACCGGCAACGACGAGCAGTCCTGGGCTCAAAACCGTCGCGTCGAACTGCGTAAGTAA
- the tolR gene encoding protein TolR yields MARARNKRKPVAEMNVVPYIDVMLVLLVIFMVTAPMLNQGVKVDLPKVSSEALPQDNNTQVLTISIKADKTYYWNLGSEVDTEKQQDRAMTLPQMTDAVTKIIRVGNDAGKRTQVFIRGDKTVDYGAVMGAMGGLQKAGVGNVGLITEAP; encoded by the coding sequence ATCGCTCGAGCCCGAAACAAGCGCAAGCCGGTTGCCGAGATGAACGTGGTGCCCTACATCGACGTGATGCTGGTACTGCTGGTCATCTTCATGGTGACCGCGCCGATGCTCAATCAGGGCGTGAAGGTCGATCTGCCCAAGGTTTCCAGCGAAGCCTTGCCGCAGGACAACAACACCCAGGTCCTGACCATTTCGATCAAGGCTGACAAGACCTATTACTGGAACCTTGGCAGCGAAGTCGACACCGAGAAACAGCAGGACCGGGCCATGACCCTGCCGCAGATGACCGACGCGGTGACCAAGATCATTCGTGTCGGCAACGATGCCGGCAAGCGCACCCAGGTGTTCATTCGCGGCGACAAGACCGTCGACTACGGTGCCGTGATGGGCGCCATGGGCGGCCTGCAGAAAGCCGGGGTTGGTAACGTTGGCTTGATCACTGAGGCGCCCTGA
- the tolQ gene encoding protein TolQ produces MEANVVDHSSMWSLVSNASVVVQLVMLTLVAASVTSWIMIFQRSNMLRAGRRALESFEERFWSGIDLSKLYRQAGSNPDPDSGVEQIFRAGFKEFSRLRQQPGVDPEAVMEGVARAMRVAISREEEKLEQGLPFLATVGSVSPYIGLFGTVWGIMNSFRGLASAQQATLATVAPGIAEALIATAIGLFAAIPAVIAYNRFAARSETLTSRYYTFADEFQAILHRKVHTSEE; encoded by the coding sequence GTGGAAGCTAACGTCGTCGACCATTCCTCCATGTGGAGCCTGGTCAGCAATGCCAGCGTCGTGGTGCAACTGGTAATGCTGACCCTGGTAGCCGCATCGGTGACCTCGTGGATCATGATCTTTCAGCGCAGCAACATGCTGCGCGCCGGTCGCCGTGCCCTGGAGAGCTTCGAAGAGCGCTTCTGGTCCGGCATCGACCTGTCCAAGCTGTACCGCCAGGCCGGCAGCAATCCGGACCCGGATTCGGGCGTCGAGCAGATCTTCCGCGCCGGTTTCAAGGAGTTCTCCCGTCTGCGCCAGCAGCCCGGTGTGGATCCTGAAGCGGTCATGGAAGGCGTGGCCCGTGCCATGCGCGTCGCCATTTCCCGCGAGGAAGAAAAACTTGAACAGGGCCTGCCGTTCCTGGCGACCGTCGGTTCGGTCAGCCCGTACATCGGCCTGTTCGGTACCGTGTGGGGGATCATGAACTCCTTCCGTGGCCTGGCATCCGCCCAGCAAGCGACCCTGGCTACCGTGGCCCCGGGTATCGCCGAGGCGCTGATCGCCACCGCCATCGGCCTGTTCGCGGCGATCCCGGCCGTTATCGCCTACAACCGCTTCGCTGCCCGCAGCGAAACGCTGACCAGCCGCTACTACACGTTCGCCGATGAATTCCAGGCGATCCTGCACCGCAAAGTGCACACCAGCGAAGAATAA
- the ybgF gene encoding tol-pal system protein YbgF encodes MRTCRRAVTVLALSLAPLAAWAAVPVVDNDAGYNNSGSSYPPAGYGTNGAYAGGGVSAPVSAQGQLFNQLQQMQDQISRQQGVIEELQNDISRMKQENLERYQDLDRRIGTGVAPAATPENSPAGGDLNAPGAAAGAGASAPAAPAAGGEPADPAKEKLYYDAAFDLIKAKDFDKASQAFAAFLRKYPNSQYAGNAQYWLGEVNLAKGDLQGAGQAFAKVSQLYPKHAKVPDSLYKLADVERRLGHTDKVKGILQQVVAQYPGTSAAQLAQRDLQRM; translated from the coding sequence ATGCGAACGTGCCGTCGTGCTGTAACTGTTCTGGCTCTCAGCCTCGCGCCGCTTGCGGCGTGGGCTGCGGTTCCTGTGGTCGATAACGATGCCGGCTATAACAATAGCGGGAGCAGTTATCCGCCTGCAGGTTACGGTACGAACGGCGCCTATGCCGGGGGAGGGGTTTCGGCCCCTGTCTCGGCACAGGGCCAGCTGTTCAACCAACTGCAGCAAATGCAGGATCAGATCTCGCGCCAACAGGGTGTGATTGAAGAACTGCAAAATGATATTTCGCGCATGAAGCAGGAAAACCTGGAGCGATACCAGGATCTTGATCGGCGCATAGGAACCGGCGTTGCACCTGCCGCGACTCCTGAGAATTCTCCAGCCGGTGGCGATCTGAACGCCCCCGGTGCAGCCGCAGGCGCTGGGGCGAGTGCTCCAGCAGCACCTGCTGCCGGTGGCGAGCCGGCTGATCCAGCGAAGGAAAAGCTCTACTACGATGCTGCCTTCGACTTGATCAAGGCCAAGGATTTCGACAAGGCCAGCCAGGCCTTTGCCGCTTTCCTGCGCAAATACCCAAACAGCCAGTACGCGGGCAACGCCCAATACTGGCTGGGTGAGGTGAACCTGGCCAAGGGTGACCTGCAAGGTGCCGGCCAGGCATTCGCCAAGGTTTCGCAACTGTATCCCAAGCACGCCAAGGTGCCGGATTCGCTGTACAAGCTGGCTGACGTAGAGCGCCGCCTCGGTCACACCGACAAGGTAAAGGGCATTCTGCAGCAGGTGGTGGCCCAGTATCCGGGGACATCCGCCGCTCAGTTGGCCCAGCGCGATCTGCAGCGCATGTAA
- the tolA gene encoding cell envelope integrity protein TolA, with translation MQQQREPSASESYFWPSVLAIGLHVLVFGMLFVSFAMTPELPPAKPIVQATLYQLKSKSQATTQTNQKLAGEAKKSAARQTEVEQMEQKKVEQEAVRAAEQKKEEAAQKAEEAKKADEAKKADEAKKADEAKKADEAKKTAEAKKAEEKQLADIAKKKAEEEAKKAAEEEAKKAAAEEAKKKIVEDAKKKAAEDAKKKAEAEEAKKKVAEDAKKKAAADAAKKKAQDAARKSAEEKKAQALADLLSDTPERQQALADEQGDEVAGSFDDLIRARAAEGWARPPSARKGMTVVLQIGMLPDGTVTSVSVAKSSGDGPFDASAVAAVKNIGRLTEMQGMKPSDFAPYRSFKMTFTPEDLAL, from the coding sequence ATGCAGCAACAGCGAGAGCCGTCCGCCTCGGAAAGCTACTTCTGGCCTAGTGTCCTTGCCATCGGCCTGCATGTGCTGGTGTTCGGCATGCTGTTCGTCAGCTTTGCCATGACCCCGGAGCTGCCGCCGGCCAAGCCGATCGTGCAGGCGACCCTTTACCAGCTCAAGTCGAAGAGCCAGGCCACGACGCAGACCAACCAGAAGCTTGCCGGCGAAGCGAAGAAATCCGCCGCGCGCCAGACTGAAGTCGAGCAGATGGAGCAGAAGAAGGTCGAGCAGGAAGCCGTGAGGGCCGCGGAACAAAAGAAAGAAGAAGCTGCTCAAAAGGCCGAAGAAGCGAAGAAGGCCGACGAGGCGAAGAAAGCGGACGAGGCTAAAAAGGCAGACGAGGCCAAGAAAGCCGACGAAGCGAAGAAGACCGCCGAGGCCAAAAAGGCAGAAGAGAAACAATTGGCTGATATAGCCAAGAAGAAAGCCGAAGAAGAAGCCAAGAAAGCCGCTGAAGAAGAGGCGAAGAAAGCGGCCGCTGAAGAAGCGAAGAAAAAGATTGTCGAGGACGCGAAGAAAAAAGCGGCCGAAGACGCCAAGAAGAAAGCTGAAGCTGAAGAGGCGAAGAAGAAAGTCGCCGAAGACGCGAAGAAGAAAGCCGCCGCCGACGCCGCCAAGAAAAAGGCCCAGGACGCAGCGCGTAAATCCGCCGAAGAGAAAAAGGCCCAGGCCTTGGCAGATTTGCTTTCCGACACGCCGGAGCGCCAGCAGGCATTGGCCGACGAGCAGGGCGATGAAGTCGCCGGTAGCTTCGATGATCTGATTCGTGCCCGTGCGGCGGAAGGCTGGGCTCGTCCACCTTCGGCGCGCAAAGGCATGACGGTAGTATTGCAAATCGGCATGTTGCCCGACGGTACGGTTACCTCGGTCAGCGTGGCCAAGTCCAGTGGCGATGGTCCGTTCGACGCTTCGGCGGTCGCGGCGGTCAAGAACATTGGGCGGTTGACGGAAATGCAAGGAATGAAGCCGAGCGATTTTGCTCCCTATCGTTCGTTCAAGATGACATTCACACCTGAGGATCTAGCCTTGTGA
- the ruvA gene encoding Holliday junction branch migration protein RuvA: MIGRLRGTLAEKQPPHLILDVNGLGYELEVPMTTLYRLPSVGEPLTLHTHLVVREDAQLLYGFVGKRERDFFRELIRLNGVGPKLALALMSSLEVDELIRCVQSQDTSALTKVPGVGKKTAERLLVELKDRFKAWEAVPAMFALVPNQPDAPAPAVSAENDAVTALISLGYKPQEASKAISAIKEKGLSTEDMIRRALKGMI; this comes from the coding sequence GTGATTGGACGCTTGCGCGGCACCCTGGCTGAAAAACAGCCGCCGCACCTGATTCTGGATGTAAACGGCCTGGGCTATGAGCTCGAAGTGCCCATGACCACGCTGTATCGCCTGCCGTCGGTCGGCGAGCCGCTGACCCTGCACACCCATTTGGTCGTGCGCGAGGATGCGCAGTTACTCTATGGGTTCGTTGGCAAGCGCGAGCGGGATTTCTTCCGCGAGTTGATCCGTCTCAATGGCGTCGGTCCTAAACTGGCCCTGGCCTTGATGTCGAGCCTGGAAGTCGATGAACTGATTCGTTGCGTGCAGTCCCAGGACACCTCGGCCCTGACCAAGGTGCCGGGCGTGGGCAAGAAAACCGCCGAGCGCCTGCTGGTGGAACTCAAGGATCGCTTCAAGGCCTGGGAGGCGGTGCCGGCGATGTTCGCGTTGGTACCAAACCAGCCGGATGCGCCTGCGCCTGCGGTTAGCGCTGAAAACGATGCGGTCACCGCGCTGATTTCCTTGGGCTACAAGCCGCAGGAAGCCAGCAAGGCGATTTCCGCGATCAAGGAAAAAGGCCTGAGCACCGAAGACATGATTCGCCGTGCCCTGAAGGGAATGATTTAA
- the ybgC gene encoding tol-pal system-associated acyl-CoA thioesterase has translation MRAQNGLESFAHRCRVYYEDTDAGGIVYYVNYLKFMERARTERLRELGFAQSALAGEDLLFVVHSSEARYHAPARLDDELVVTADVIELNRVSLRFKQQVRRAADNVLLCEGQFLVACVRTHSLKPRAIPEALRAAFAGVSGAGTHSEQEIKRGS, from the coding sequence ATGCGCGCGCAAAACGGGCTGGAGTCGTTCGCACATCGCTGTCGCGTTTATTACGAGGACACCGATGCCGGCGGCATCGTTTACTACGTCAATTACCTCAAGTTTATGGAACGGGCTCGAACCGAACGGCTGCGGGAACTGGGTTTCGCCCAATCCGCGCTGGCAGGGGAGGACCTGTTATTCGTCGTGCATTCCAGCGAAGCGCGTTATCACGCGCCGGCGCGACTGGACGATGAGCTTGTGGTGACTGCCGATGTCATCGAGTTGAACCGCGTCAGCCTGCGCTTCAAGCAGCAGGTCAGGCGCGCTGCGGATAATGTGCTGCTCTGCGAAGGGCAGTTTTTGGTGGCCTGTGTGCGCACCCATAGTTTGAAACCCCGGGCCATTCCCGAAGCTCTACGTGCGGCCTTTGCCGGCGTGAGCGGCGCGGGTACACACTCAGAGCAGGAGATAAAGCGTGGAAGCTAA
- the tolB gene encoding Tol-Pal system beta propeller repeat protein TolB → MAEEKNILVTSGSDRATPIAVVPFGWQGGSVLPDDMAEIIGNDLRNSGYYAPIPKQNMIGLPTQASEVIYRDWKALGAQYIMVGSIVPAGGRLQVQYALFNVATEQQVLTGSVSGSVDQLRDMAHYIADQSFEKLTGIKGAFSTRMLYVTAERFSENNTRYTLQRSDYDGARAVTLLQSREPILSPRFAPDGKRIAYVSFEQKRPRIFVQHIDTGRREQITNFEGLNGAPAWSPDGSRLAFVLSKDGNPDVYVMNLASRSISRVTNGPGINTEPFWGKDGSTIYFTSDRGGKPQIYKTSAGGGGAERVTFVGNYNANPKLSADEKTLVMIHRQDGFTNFKVAAQDLQRGSVKILTDSTLDESPTVAPNGTMVIYATRQQGRGVLMLVSINGRVRLPLPTAQGEVREPSWSPYLN, encoded by the coding sequence ATGGCAGAGGAAAAGAACATCCTGGTCACCAGCGGCAGCGACCGGGCCACCCCGATCGCCGTCGTTCCGTTCGGATGGCAGGGCGGCAGCGTCCTGCCCGACGACATGGCGGAAATCATCGGCAACGACCTGCGCAACTCCGGTTACTACGCGCCGATTCCGAAGCAGAACATGATCGGCCTGCCAACCCAGGCCAGCGAAGTCATCTACCGTGACTGGAAGGCCCTGGGCGCCCAGTACATCATGGTCGGCAGCATCGTTCCGGCGGGCGGTCGCTTGCAGGTGCAATACGCCCTGTTCAATGTCGCCACCGAACAGCAAGTGCTGACCGGTAGCGTATCGGGCAGCGTTGACCAACTGCGTGACATGGCGCATTACATCGCCGACCAGTCGTTCGAAAAGCTCACCGGCATCAAGGGTGCGTTCTCTACGCGTATGCTTTACGTGACGGCTGAGCGCTTCTCCGAGAACAACACCCGCTACACCCTGCAGCGTTCCGACTATGACGGCGCCCGCGCAGTGACCCTGCTGCAATCGCGCGAGCCGATCCTGTCGCCGCGTTTTGCACCTGACGGCAAGCGTATCGCCTATGTCTCGTTCGAGCAGAAGCGTCCACGTATTTTCGTGCAGCACATCGACACCGGTCGTCGTGAGCAGATCACCAATTTCGAAGGCCTGAACGGCGCGCCAGCCTGGTCGCCGGACGGTTCGCGCCTGGCGTTCGTACTGTCCAAGGACGGTAACCCGGACGTCTACGTGATGAACCTGGCGTCTCGTTCGATCTCGCGCGTGACCAACGGCCCGGGCATCAACACCGAACCGTTCTGGGGCAAGGATGGCTCGACCATCTACTTCACCTCCGACCGTGGCGGCAAGCCGCAGATCTACAAGACCAGCGCTGGTGGCGGTGGTGCCGAACGCGTGACTTTCGTCGGTAACTACAACGCCAACCCTAAACTGTCGGCGGACGAAAAGACCCTGGTCATGATCCATCGCCAGGATGGTTTCACCAATTTCAAGGTGGCGGCCCAGGATTTGCAGCGCGGAAGCGTAAAAATCCTCACTGATAGCACTCTGGACGAGTCACCTACTGTTGCGCCCAACGGCACCATGGTAATCTACGCCACCCGCCAGCAGGGCCGGGGAGTCTTGATGCTCGTGTCCATTAATGGACGCGTGAGGCTCCCGCTTCCTACCGCTCAAGGCGAAGTCAGAGAACCGTCCTGGTCCCCTTACCTGAACTGA